The following coding sequences lie in one Epinephelus lanceolatus isolate andai-2023 chromosome 24, ASM4190304v1, whole genome shotgun sequence genomic window:
- the LOC117250085 gene encoding putative ribonuclease ZC3H12C has translation MGQKDHVEAGAGHILDLGLDLEYLHVAGADRQAGCADGPPAMEEQGESSGNSSTANSPLPAEVEENAGSDTECKPAASSGATLAVGPDPDGGEGGFTHSKNTHQPLCRTQCVDLGTEGPPELPSELSSELEPDTPAQSSPSSPCKHPPEPQPSPSSSEPAPEAGGKEYQAKLEFALKLGYSEETVRLVLSKLGPDTLINDILGELVKLGTKSDSEQPAGSLASTSSSSSSSSSCGCSDLLDSQRSDSPCPSDSLCDQDNLRPIVVDGSNVAMSHGNKEVFSCQGIQLAVDWFLERGHHDITVFVPAWRKEQSRPDAPITDQEILRRLEKEKILVFTPSRRVQGRRVVCYDDRFIVKLAYESDGIIVSNDNYRDLANEKPEWKKFIDERLLMYSFVNDKFMPPDDPLGRHGPSLDNFLRKRPVMPEQKKQPCPYGKKCTYGHKCKYYHPERGAQPQRAVADELRASAKTCVTTKNQGDTGLVKSHSVPASSIDAKKGAPKRQSDPSIRALSYSDAEEKLLAKGRLESQKSSICGSNSSSGSISNIMSPAPGGPPSSFSLPQDQQTRAATPHSLPAPTHDLYPHCESPDLSYYSVTRAYSGLSLSSRRSPDCRFPNDTDLRLGSVGSAGSECGSESSVSCGSSCDSYSERPCPGCPPDTLLEDSVHFANPHSRLYPHHAASNHELCGLHPADYTNIQHSHASNTGVHSYHLARGQSCAHDQPPPEAPPKRPLYPLPPHLQHQPLAARSSCPGDYHSLPQTNPHPPGSPLGRCLAPTRGESVSDSHLYEHLSTSHHHHRTKALPSWDTYYRQPPLPPSRYEPSAYQSLPDTRQSSWHAPPWAQDGYTQHHSSHPALHPSPTHYLNHPPPPSHSPHPPHPSSTPLPPYPPHSAHLTVPSHAAPSYMQQHPESPAHSRYGDMREKVYVNLCNIFPSELVSRVMARSPHITDPQQLAAAILAEKAQTGY, from the exons ATGGGCCAGAAGGACCATGTGGAGGCAGGAGCAGGCCACATCCTTGACCTGGGGCTGGATTTGGAGTATCTCCACGTAGCAGGGGCCGACCGGCAGGCTGGCTGCGCTGACGGGCCCCCTGCTATGGAGGAGCAGGGGGAAAGCTCCGGCAACAGCAGCACCGCCAATTCCCCTCTGCCGGCCGAGGTGGAGGAAAATGCCGGGTCTGACACAGAGTGCAAGCCGGCGGCGTCTTCCGGCGCCACTCTTGCGGTCGGCCCCGACCCggatggaggagagggagggttTACTCACAGTAAAAACACCCACCAGCCGCTTTGTCGGACCCAGTGTGTGGACTTAGGCACTGAGGGTCCTCCTGAGCTCCCATCTGAACTCTCATCCGAGCTTGAACCCGACACCCCTGCACAGTCCTCACCCAGCTCCCCATGTAAGCACCCACCTGAGCCTCAGCCCAGTCCCTCCTCGTCAGAGCCAGCGCCCGAGGCTGGTGGGAAGGAGTACCAGGCGAAGCTGGAGTTTGCCCTGAAGCTGGGCTACTCTGAGGAGACGGTGAGGCTGGTGCTGTCGAAGCTTGGCCCTGACACCCTCATCAATGACATACTGGGAGAGCTGGTCAAACTGGGCACCAAGTCGGACAGTGAGCAGCCGGCTGGATCACTAGCCTCTACCtcatcttcctcatcctcctcttcctcttgtgGCTGCTCTGATTTGCTGGATAGCCAGAGGTCGGACTCACCCTGTCCGTCGGACTCTCTGTGTGACCAGGATAACCTGCGGCCGATTGTGGTGGACGGCAGTAATGTAGCCATGAG CCATGGCAACAAGGAAGTGTTTTCCTGCCAGGGCATCCAGCTGGCTGTGGATTGGTTCCTAGAGCGTGGCCAtcatgacatcactgtgtttgtgcCAGCGTGGAGGAAAGAGCAGTCCCGCCCGGACGCCCCCATCACAG ATCAGGAGATCCTGCGTCGCCTGGAGAAGGAAAAGATCCTGGTCTTCACTCCGTCACGGCGTGTCCAAGGTCGGCGCGTGGTTTGCTATGACGACCGTTTCATCGTCAAGCTGGCCTATGAGTCAGACGGCATCATCGTCTCCAATGACAACTACCGAGACCTGGCTAATGAGAAGCCTGAGTGGAAGAAGTTCATTGATGAGCGGCTGCTCATGTATTCTTTTGTCAATGACAA ATTCATGCCCCCAGATGACCCTCTCGGTCGTCATGGCCCCAGCTTGGACAACTTCCTGAGGAAAAGACCTGTCATGCCGGAGCAGAAGAAACAGCCGTGTCCATACG GAAAGAAGTGCACTTACGGCCACAAGTGTAAGTACTACCACCCAGAAAGAGGTGCCCAGCCCCAGCGTGCTGTGGCTGACGAGCTGCGTGCCAGTGCCAAGACCTGCGTCACCACAAAGAACCAGGGCGACACTGGGCTGGTGAAGAGCCACAGCGTGCCAGCCAGCAGCATTGATGCTAAAAAAGGTGCCCCGAAGCGGCAGTCAGACCCCAGCATCCGCGCTCTGTCGTACAGCGACGCTGAGGAGAAGCTGCTGGCGAAAGGGAGGCTGGAGAGCCAGAAGAGCAGCATATGTGGCAGCAACAGTAGCAGTGGGAGTATCAGCAACATCATGTCTCCAGCCCCAGGAGGCCCTCCTTCCAGTTTCAGCCTCCCCCAGGACCAGCAGACCAGAGCAGCGACTCCTCATAGTCTCCCAGCTCCCACCCATGACCTTTACCCTCACTGTGAATCTCCGGACTTGAGCTACTACTCAGTAACGCGTGCCTACTCTGGCCTGAGCCTCTCCTCGAGACGCAGCCCAGACTGTCGCTTCCCCAATGACACAGACCTGCGACTGGGCTCGGTGGGCTCAGCGGGCTCTGAGTGCGGCAGCGAAAGCAGCGTGAGTTGCGGTAGCAGCTGCGACTCGTACAGTGAAAGGCCGTGTCCAGGGTGCCCCCCGGACACCTTATTGGAAGACAGCGTCCATTTTGCTAACCCTCACAGCCGGCTGTATCCCCATCACGCCGCATCAAACCATGAACTATGTGGCCTTCATCCTGCAGATTACACAAATATCCAACACAGCCATGCTTCTAATACCGGAGTGCACAGCTACCACCTGGCACGCGGGCAGAGCTGTGCTCACGATCAGCCTCCACCAGAGGCTCCACCAAAGCGCCCTCTCTACCCCCTGCCCCCTCACCTCCAGCACCAGCCACTGGCTGCACGCTCCAGCTGCCCAGGCGACTACCACTCCCTGCCGCAGACCAACCCTCACCCCCCTGGCTCTCCTCTCGGCCGCTGCCTGGCCCCCACACGAGGAGAGAGCGTGTCAGACTCACATCTGTATGAACACCTCTCCACATCACACCATCATCACCGGACAAAAGCGTTGCCCAGCTGGGACACATACTACAGACAGCCTCCGTTGCCGCCATCCAGGTACGAGCCGTCTGCCTACCAGAGCCTGCCAGACACACGGCAGTCATCCTGGCACGCCCCTCCCTGGGCACAGGACGGCTACACCCAGCACCACTCCTCCCACCCAGCTCTCCACCCATCCCCAACACATTACCTAAACCACCCTCCACCCCCTTCCCACTCTCCTCACCCGCCTCACCCATCGAGCACTCCGCTCCCACCGTACCCGCCTCACAGCGCTCACCTGACAGTGCCCTCCCACGCCGCTCCCTCCTACATGCAGCAGCACCCAGAATCCCCTGCACACAGCCGCTACGGGGACATGAGGGAGAAGGTTTACGTCAACCTGTGTAACATCTTCCCTTCGGAGCTGGTGAGCCGGGTGATGGCCAGGAGCCCCCACATCACAGACCCCCAGCAGCTGGCGGCCGCTATACTTGCGGAGAAAGCTCAAACAGGATACTGA